In a genomic window of Leucoraja erinacea ecotype New England chromosome 8, Leri_hhj_1, whole genome shotgun sequence:
- the atl2 gene encoding atlastin-2 isoform X1, with the protein MGVGEILVAEVPLLERMYPGAPQRGGGGKMLLKAAERSEEMRRGLREQRTDESGIQEVPITLDDIHMKEARPIQVVLAHKDNHHFDLDEASLERILLQEHIRDLNVVVVSVAGAFRKGKSFLLDFMLRYMYSQEAGGWLGGDDEPLTGFTWRGGCERETTGIQVWSEVFVIHKSDGSQVAVLLMDTQGAFDSQSTIRDCATVFALSTMTSSVQVYNLSQNIQEDDLQHLQLFTEYGRLAMEEVYQKPFQTLMFLIRDWSYPYEHSYGLEGGKRFLEKRLEIKQNQHEELQNVRKHIHSCFAKITCFLMPHPGLKVATNPGFDGRLKDIDGDFKKELRNVVPFLLSPENLVEKEIGGSKVTCRDLVEYFKAYIKIYQGEELPHPKSMLQATAEANNLTAVAGAKDAYSKAMEMFCGGDKPYIAPGDLEQRHLTLKEASIKQFRSVKKMGGEEFCQRYQEQLEQEMDENYANFVKHNDSKNIFYAARTPATLFAVMFTMYIISGVTGFIGLNSIALLCNLMMGIALISLCTWAYTKYSGEFREFGTIIDHVAETIWEQMLKPLSDNLMEENIKQTVANSIKAGLTEQASQHAKLKTN; encoded by the exons ATGAGTCTGGCATCCAGGAGGTTCCAATTACTTTGGATGATATACATATGAAAGAGGCCAGGCCTATACAGGTAGTGTTGGCTCATAAAGATAATCATCATTTTGATCTGGATGAAGCATCCTTGGAGCGAATTTTATTGCAAGAACACATTCGGGACTTGAATGTTGTGGTTGTCTCGGTGGCCGGAGCATTTCGTAAAGGCAAATCGTTTTTGTTGGATTTCATGCTTAGATACATGTACAGTCAG GAAGCGGGCGGCTGGCTAGGGGGCGATGATGAGCCGTTAACTGGGTTCACCTGGCGAGGCGGATGCGAACGGGAAACTACTGGTATACAAGTTTGGAGTGAAGTTTTTGTGATCCACAAATCAGATGGAAGTCAG GTTGCGGTACTTTTAATGGACACTCAGGGGGCCTTTGACAGCCAGTCAACCATAAGAGACTGTGCTACCGTGTTTGCTCTTAGCACCATGACGAGTTCTGTTCAG GTATACAATTTGTCTCAGAACATTCAAGAGGATGATCTGCAACACCTTCAG CTCTTCACAGAATATGGGCGCCTGGCTATGGAGGAAGTGTACCAGAAACCCTTTCAG ACATTAATGTTTTTAATAAGAGATTGGAGTTATCCCTACGAACATTCATATGGGCTGGAAGGAGGCAAGAGGTTCTTAGAAAAACGGTTGGAG ATAAAACAAAACCAACACGAAGAGTTGCAGAATGTTAGGAAACATATCCATTCCTGTTTTGCCAAAATCACCTGCTTCCTAATGCCACATCCCGGTCTGAAAGTAGCCACAAATCCTGGTTTTGATGGGAGATTAAAAG ATATTGACGGCGACTTTAAAAAGGAACTCCGCAATGTGGTGCCCTTTCTCCTGTCCCCTGAGAATTTGGTAGAAAAAGAAATCGGAGGAAGCAAAGTGACTTGTCGGGATTTAGTTGAATACTTCAAG GCTTACATCAAAATTTATCAAGGAGAAGAACTGCCTCATCCAAAATCTATGTTACAG GCAACAGCTGAAGCCAACAATTTAACTGCTGTTGCAGGAGCAAAAGATGCCTATAGCAAGGCTATGGAGATG TTTTGTGGGGGAGATAAACCTTACATAGCACCAGGTGATCTGGAACAACGACACTTAACCTTAAAAGAAGCTTCCATCAAGCAGTTTCGGTCAGTCAAGAAAATGGGCGGGGAAGAGTTCTGTCAACGCTACCAAGAGCAGCTCGAGCAAGAAATGGATGAGAACTATGCAAACTTTGTAAAGCACAATGAcagcaaaaatattttttatgcTGCACGTACACCGGCCACACTCTTTGCTGTGATGTTTACCATGTACATAATCTCGGGAGTGACTGGATTTATTGGCTTGAACTCGATAGCTTTGCTATGCAATCTCATGATGGGGATAGCTCTGATCTCCCTCTGTACCTGGGCTTACACCAAATATTCTGGTGAATTCAGAGAATTTGGAACAATCATCGATCATGTGGCTGAAACTATATGGGAGCAG ATGTTGAAGCCACTGAGTGACAATTTGATGGAGGAGAACATAAAGCAAACTGTAGCAAACTCCATCAAAGCAGGGTTGACCGAGCAGGCCTCCCAGCATGCCAAATTAAAGACAAACTGA
- the atl2 gene encoding atlastin-2 isoform X4, giving the protein MAAGAEWGGSRIYCRGGGTGDGADDSNSSAEDESGIQEVPITLDDIHMKEARPIQVVLAHKDNHHFDLDEASLERILLQEHIRDLNVVVVSVAGAFRKGKSFLLDFMLRYMYSQEAGGWLGGDDEPLTGFTWRGGCERETTGIQVWSEVFVIHKSDGSQVAVLLMDTQGAFDSQSTIRDCATVFALSTMTSSVQVYNLSQNIQEDDLQHLQLFTEYGRLAMEEVYQKPFQTLMFLIRDWSYPYEHSYGLEGGKRFLEKRLEIKQNQHEELQNVRKHIHSCFAKITCFLMPHPGLKVATNPGFDGRLKDIDGDFKKELRNVVPFLLSPENLVEKEIGGSKVTCRDLVEYFKAYIKIYQGEELPHPKSMLQATAEANNLTAVAGAKDAYSKAMEMFCGGDKPYIAPGDLEQRHLTLKEASIKQFRSVKKMGGEEFCQRYQEQLEQEMDENYANFVKHNDSKNIFYAARTPATLFAVMFTMYIISGVTGFIGLNSIALLCNLMMGIALISLCTWAYTKYSGEFREFGTIIDHVAETIWEQMLKPLSDNLMEENIKQTVANSIKAGLTEQASQHAKLKTN; this is encoded by the exons ATGAGTCTGGCATCCAGGAGGTTCCAATTACTTTGGATGATATACATATGAAAGAGGCCAGGCCTATACAGGTAGTGTTGGCTCATAAAGATAATCATCATTTTGATCTGGATGAAGCATCCTTGGAGCGAATTTTATTGCAAGAACACATTCGGGACTTGAATGTTGTGGTTGTCTCGGTGGCCGGAGCATTTCGTAAAGGCAAATCGTTTTTGTTGGATTTCATGCTTAGATACATGTACAGTCAG GAAGCGGGCGGCTGGCTAGGGGGCGATGATGAGCCGTTAACTGGGTTCACCTGGCGAGGCGGATGCGAACGGGAAACTACTGGTATACAAGTTTGGAGTGAAGTTTTTGTGATCCACAAATCAGATGGAAGTCAG GTTGCGGTACTTTTAATGGACACTCAGGGGGCCTTTGACAGCCAGTCAACCATAAGAGACTGTGCTACCGTGTTTGCTCTTAGCACCATGACGAGTTCTGTTCAG GTATACAATTTGTCTCAGAACATTCAAGAGGATGATCTGCAACACCTTCAG CTCTTCACAGAATATGGGCGCCTGGCTATGGAGGAAGTGTACCAGAAACCCTTTCAG ACATTAATGTTTTTAATAAGAGATTGGAGTTATCCCTACGAACATTCATATGGGCTGGAAGGAGGCAAGAGGTTCTTAGAAAAACGGTTGGAG ATAAAACAAAACCAACACGAAGAGTTGCAGAATGTTAGGAAACATATCCATTCCTGTTTTGCCAAAATCACCTGCTTCCTAATGCCACATCCCGGTCTGAAAGTAGCCACAAATCCTGGTTTTGATGGGAGATTAAAAG ATATTGACGGCGACTTTAAAAAGGAACTCCGCAATGTGGTGCCCTTTCTCCTGTCCCCTGAGAATTTGGTAGAAAAAGAAATCGGAGGAAGCAAAGTGACTTGTCGGGATTTAGTTGAATACTTCAAG GCTTACATCAAAATTTATCAAGGAGAAGAACTGCCTCATCCAAAATCTATGTTACAG GCAACAGCTGAAGCCAACAATTTAACTGCTGTTGCAGGAGCAAAAGATGCCTATAGCAAGGCTATGGAGATG TTTTGTGGGGGAGATAAACCTTACATAGCACCAGGTGATCTGGAACAACGACACTTAACCTTAAAAGAAGCTTCCATCAAGCAGTTTCGGTCAGTCAAGAAAATGGGCGGGGAAGAGTTCTGTCAACGCTACCAAGAGCAGCTCGAGCAAGAAATGGATGAGAACTATGCAAACTTTGTAAAGCACAATGAcagcaaaaatattttttatgcTGCACGTACACCGGCCACACTCTTTGCTGTGATGTTTACCATGTACATAATCTCGGGAGTGACTGGATTTATTGGCTTGAACTCGATAGCTTTGCTATGCAATCTCATGATGGGGATAGCTCTGATCTCCCTCTGTACCTGGGCTTACACCAAATATTCTGGTGAATTCAGAGAATTTGGAACAATCATCGATCATGTGGCTGAAACTATATGGGAGCAG ATGTTGAAGCCACTGAGTGACAATTTGATGGAGGAGAACATAAAGCAAACTGTAGCAAACTCCATCAAAGCAGGGTTGACCGAGCAGGCCTCCCAGCATGCCAAATTAAAGACAAACTGA
- the atl2 gene encoding atlastin-2 isoform X3 gives MGVGEILVAEVPLLERMYPGAPQRGGGGKMLLKAAERSEEMRRGLREQRTDESGIQEVPITLDDIHMKEARPIQVVLAHKDNHHFDLDEASLERILLQEHIRDLNVVVVSVAGAFRKGKSFLLDFMLRYMYSQEAGGWLGGDDEPLTGFTWRGGCERETTGIQVWSEVFVIHKSDGSQVAVLLMDTQGAFDSQSTIRDCATVFALSTMTSSVQVYNLSQNIQEDDLQHLQLFTEYGRLAMEEVYQKPFQTLMFLIRDWSYPYEHSYGLEGGKRFLEKRLEIKQNQHEELQNVRKHIHSCFAKITCFLMPHPGLKVATNPGFDGRLKDIDGDFKKELRNVVPFLLSPENLVEKEIGGSKVTCRDLVEYFKAYIKIYQGEELPHPKSMLQATAEANNLTAVAGAKDAYSKAMEMFCGGDKPYIAPGDLEQRHLTLKEASIKQFRSVKKMGGEEFCQRYQEQLEQEMDENYANFVKHNDSKNIFYAARTPATLFAVMFTMYIISGVTGFIGLNSIALLCNLMMGIALISLCTWAYTKYSGEFREFGTIIDHVAETIWEQVLSKLFTSARNKVIHRSVTSTLRLSSNNNKKKN, from the exons ATGAGTCTGGCATCCAGGAGGTTCCAATTACTTTGGATGATATACATATGAAAGAGGCCAGGCCTATACAGGTAGTGTTGGCTCATAAAGATAATCATCATTTTGATCTGGATGAAGCATCCTTGGAGCGAATTTTATTGCAAGAACACATTCGGGACTTGAATGTTGTGGTTGTCTCGGTGGCCGGAGCATTTCGTAAAGGCAAATCGTTTTTGTTGGATTTCATGCTTAGATACATGTACAGTCAG GAAGCGGGCGGCTGGCTAGGGGGCGATGATGAGCCGTTAACTGGGTTCACCTGGCGAGGCGGATGCGAACGGGAAACTACTGGTATACAAGTTTGGAGTGAAGTTTTTGTGATCCACAAATCAGATGGAAGTCAG GTTGCGGTACTTTTAATGGACACTCAGGGGGCCTTTGACAGCCAGTCAACCATAAGAGACTGTGCTACCGTGTTTGCTCTTAGCACCATGACGAGTTCTGTTCAG GTATACAATTTGTCTCAGAACATTCAAGAGGATGATCTGCAACACCTTCAG CTCTTCACAGAATATGGGCGCCTGGCTATGGAGGAAGTGTACCAGAAACCCTTTCAG ACATTAATGTTTTTAATAAGAGATTGGAGTTATCCCTACGAACATTCATATGGGCTGGAAGGAGGCAAGAGGTTCTTAGAAAAACGGTTGGAG ATAAAACAAAACCAACACGAAGAGTTGCAGAATGTTAGGAAACATATCCATTCCTGTTTTGCCAAAATCACCTGCTTCCTAATGCCACATCCCGGTCTGAAAGTAGCCACAAATCCTGGTTTTGATGGGAGATTAAAAG ATATTGACGGCGACTTTAAAAAGGAACTCCGCAATGTGGTGCCCTTTCTCCTGTCCCCTGAGAATTTGGTAGAAAAAGAAATCGGAGGAAGCAAAGTGACTTGTCGGGATTTAGTTGAATACTTCAAG GCTTACATCAAAATTTATCAAGGAGAAGAACTGCCTCATCCAAAATCTATGTTACAG GCAACAGCTGAAGCCAACAATTTAACTGCTGTTGCAGGAGCAAAAGATGCCTATAGCAAGGCTATGGAGATG TTTTGTGGGGGAGATAAACCTTACATAGCACCAGGTGATCTGGAACAACGACACTTAACCTTAAAAGAAGCTTCCATCAAGCAGTTTCGGTCAGTCAAGAAAATGGGCGGGGAAGAGTTCTGTCAACGCTACCAAGAGCAGCTCGAGCAAGAAATGGATGAGAACTATGCAAACTTTGTAAAGCACAATGAcagcaaaaatattttttatgcTGCACGTACACCGGCCACACTCTTTGCTGTGATGTTTACCATGTACATAATCTCGGGAGTGACTGGATTTATTGGCTTGAACTCGATAGCTTTGCTATGCAATCTCATGATGGGGATAGCTCTGATCTCCCTCTGTACCTGGGCTTACACCAAATATTCTGGTGAATTCAGAGAATTTGGAACAATCATCGATCATGTGGCTGAAACTATATGGGAGCAG GTATTAAGCAAGCTGTTCACTTCAGCTCGAAATAAAGTGATCCATCGTTCTGTTACATCTACACTGAGGCTATCATCAAACAACAACAAGAAGAAAAACTAG
- the atl2 gene encoding atlastin-2 isoform X2, with protein MGVGEILVAEVPLLERMYPGAPQRGGGGKMLLKAAERSEEMRRGLREQRTDESGIQEVPITLDDIHMKEARPIQVVLAHKDNHHFDLDEASLERILLQEHIRDLNVVVVSVAGAFRKGKSFLLDFMLRYMYSQEAGGWLGGDDEPLTGFTWRGGCERETTGIQVWSEVFVIHKSDGSQVAVLLMDTQGAFDSQSTIRDCATVFALSTMTSSVQVYNLSQNIQEDDLQHLQLFTEYGRLAMEEVYQKPFQTLMFLIRDWSYPYEHSYGLEGGKRFLEKRLEIKQNQHEELQNVRKHIHSCFAKITCFLMPHPGLKVATNPGFDGRLKDIDGDFKKELRNVVPFLLSPENLVEKEIGGSKVTCRDLVEYFKAYIKIYQGEELPHPKSMLQATAEANNLTAVAGAKDAYSKAMEMFCGGDKPYIAPGDLEQRHLTLKEASIKQFRSVKKMGGEEFCQRYQEQLEQEMDENYANFVKHNDSKNIFYAARTPATLFAVMFTMYIISGVTGFIGLNSIALLCNLMMGIALISLCTWAYTKYSGEFREFGTIIDHVAETIWEQRSPKKVLSKLFTSARNKVIHRSVTSTLRLSSNNNKKKN; from the exons ATGAGTCTGGCATCCAGGAGGTTCCAATTACTTTGGATGATATACATATGAAAGAGGCCAGGCCTATACAGGTAGTGTTGGCTCATAAAGATAATCATCATTTTGATCTGGATGAAGCATCCTTGGAGCGAATTTTATTGCAAGAACACATTCGGGACTTGAATGTTGTGGTTGTCTCGGTGGCCGGAGCATTTCGTAAAGGCAAATCGTTTTTGTTGGATTTCATGCTTAGATACATGTACAGTCAG GAAGCGGGCGGCTGGCTAGGGGGCGATGATGAGCCGTTAACTGGGTTCACCTGGCGAGGCGGATGCGAACGGGAAACTACTGGTATACAAGTTTGGAGTGAAGTTTTTGTGATCCACAAATCAGATGGAAGTCAG GTTGCGGTACTTTTAATGGACACTCAGGGGGCCTTTGACAGCCAGTCAACCATAAGAGACTGTGCTACCGTGTTTGCTCTTAGCACCATGACGAGTTCTGTTCAG GTATACAATTTGTCTCAGAACATTCAAGAGGATGATCTGCAACACCTTCAG CTCTTCACAGAATATGGGCGCCTGGCTATGGAGGAAGTGTACCAGAAACCCTTTCAG ACATTAATGTTTTTAATAAGAGATTGGAGTTATCCCTACGAACATTCATATGGGCTGGAAGGAGGCAAGAGGTTCTTAGAAAAACGGTTGGAG ATAAAACAAAACCAACACGAAGAGTTGCAGAATGTTAGGAAACATATCCATTCCTGTTTTGCCAAAATCACCTGCTTCCTAATGCCACATCCCGGTCTGAAAGTAGCCACAAATCCTGGTTTTGATGGGAGATTAAAAG ATATTGACGGCGACTTTAAAAAGGAACTCCGCAATGTGGTGCCCTTTCTCCTGTCCCCTGAGAATTTGGTAGAAAAAGAAATCGGAGGAAGCAAAGTGACTTGTCGGGATTTAGTTGAATACTTCAAG GCTTACATCAAAATTTATCAAGGAGAAGAACTGCCTCATCCAAAATCTATGTTACAG GCAACAGCTGAAGCCAACAATTTAACTGCTGTTGCAGGAGCAAAAGATGCCTATAGCAAGGCTATGGAGATG TTTTGTGGGGGAGATAAACCTTACATAGCACCAGGTGATCTGGAACAACGACACTTAACCTTAAAAGAAGCTTCCATCAAGCAGTTTCGGTCAGTCAAGAAAATGGGCGGGGAAGAGTTCTGTCAACGCTACCAAGAGCAGCTCGAGCAAGAAATGGATGAGAACTATGCAAACTTTGTAAAGCACAATGAcagcaaaaatattttttatgcTGCACGTACACCGGCCACACTCTTTGCTGTGATGTTTACCATGTACATAATCTCGGGAGTGACTGGATTTATTGGCTTGAACTCGATAGCTTTGCTATGCAATCTCATGATGGGGATAGCTCTGATCTCCCTCTGTACCTGGGCTTACACCAAATATTCTGGTGAATTCAGAGAATTTGGAACAATCATCGATCATGTGGCTGAAACTATATGGGAGCAG AGGAGTCCAAAGAAG GTATTAAGCAAGCTGTTCACTTCAGCTCGAAATAAAGTGATCCATCGTTCTGTTACATCTACACTGAGGCTATCATCAAACAACAACAAGAAGAAAAACTAG